From a region of the Priestia megaterium genome:
- a CDS encoding SMI1/KNR4 family protein: protein MRDIWDDGYSQSKKLTEEMVNDAEKKLGVKLPKSYIELCKMQNGGSLKYCDYPTSVPTNWADDHVNVPEIYGIGKEGILSSDYYIEEWELPKDIVLLCGEGHWWIAFDYRNTKDSPPVIYMDLEWGTDTLIFELAPDFETFVNGLFIYEDEE from the coding sequence ATGAGAGATATTTGGGATGATGGATACAGTCAATCAAAAAAGTTAACAGAAGAAATGGTCAATGATGCAGAAAAGAAGTTGGGTGTGAAGTTACCAAAATCCTATATTGAGTTATGTAAAATGCAGAATGGCGGCTCTTTAAAATATTGTGACTACCCTACCTCTGTTCCAACAAATTGGGCAGACGATCATGTAAATGTCCCTGAGATTTATGGAATAGGGAAAGAAGGCATTTTATCAAGTGATTATTACATAGAAGAATGGGAGTTACCAAAAGATATTGTTCTATTATGTGGAGAGGGACATTGGTGGATTGCATTCGACTATCGGAATACAAAAGATAGCCCTCCTGTAATTTATATGGATTTAGAATGGGGAACAGACACACTTATATTTGAATTAGCTCCTGATTTCGAGACCTTTGTAAATGGCTTATTTATTTATGAAGATGAAGAATGA
- the map gene encoding type I methionyl aminopeptidase, protein MTVGGKDDIDGLKEIGKIVALTISEMKNQTRAGMTTKELDEIGGRFLRRYGAVSAPKITYNFPGNTCISINHEVAHGVPGNRKIQEGDLINIDVSAELNGYFADAGHSFQIPLYNPSVTRLCQHTHNTMMKVISSLKHGVRLNEIGRIIQNEARKGGYKVIMDLCSHGIGRSLHETPEDILPIYDKHDKRILKEGMVITVEPFLSTGAEYTVESSDGWTLCVPDNSLCAQYEHTIIITRDQPIITTIA, encoded by the coding sequence ATGACAGTTGGAGGTAAGGATGATATTGATGGGCTTAAGGAAATCGGCAAAATCGTTGCTTTAACAATAAGTGAAATGAAAAATCAGACACGTGCCGGAATGACGACCAAAGAATTGGATGAAATCGGGGGACGTTTTTTAAGGAGATATGGTGCAGTCTCTGCACCAAAGATAACCTACAATTTCCCCGGTAACACATGCATTAGCATTAACCATGAAGTTGCTCACGGAGTACCGGGGAATCGGAAGATTCAAGAAGGTGACCTAATAAATATTGATGTCTCTGCTGAGTTAAATGGTTACTTTGCTGATGCAGGTCATTCCTTTCAGATCCCTTTATATAACCCTTCTGTAACGCGTCTCTGTCAACACACACACAATACTATGATGAAAGTTATTTCTTCACTTAAACATGGGGTGAGATTGAATGAAATCGGAAGAATTATTCAAAATGAAGCCCGAAAAGGTGGTTACAAGGTAATTATGGATCTTTGCAGTCACGGCATTGGAAGGTCTTTACATGAGACACCTGAAGATATTTTACCTATCTATGACAAGCATGATAAACGGATATTGAAAGAAGGTATGGTTATTACTGTTGAGCCTTTTTTATCAACTGGAGCAGAGTATACAGTTGAAAGTTCGGATGGATGGACTTTATGTGTGCCCGATAATAGTCTTTGTGCACAATATGAGCACACCATAATTATTACAAGGGATCAACCGATAATTACAACGATAGCTTAG
- a CDS encoding response regulator transcription factor, with protein sequence MQKILIIEDDPKIAEHLQSYIGKYGFNAIIVEDFDDVMEEFHKQKPDLVLLDINLPSFDGYYWCRQIRKESICPVIFISARVGEMDQVMALENGGDDFITKPFHPEIVMAKIRSQLRRAYGEYASQVQERILELQGLKLFPERLELSFRNQTILLSKKETDIIESLLERYPRVAGREDLLEKLWDEQVYVDENTLNVNIARVRKKFEEVGLSGLVETVRGAGYRLIVTW encoded by the coding sequence ATGCAGAAAATATTAATTATTGAGGATGATCCCAAAATCGCGGAGCACCTTCAGTCGTATATAGGGAAATATGGCTTTAATGCCATCATCGTGGAGGATTTTGATGATGTTATGGAAGAGTTTCATAAGCAGAAACCAGACCTTGTATTATTGGATATTAATCTTCCTAGCTTTGATGGTTATTACTGGTGCAGGCAAATACGTAAGGAGTCTATATGTCCTGTTATATTTATATCTGCACGAGTAGGAGAGATGGATCAGGTGATGGCACTTGAAAATGGCGGCGATGATTTTATCACAAAGCCGTTTCATCCTGAAATTGTAATGGCGAAAATTCGTAGTCAGCTTCGCCGTGCTTATGGTGAATATGCATCACAGGTACAAGAACGAATTTTAGAGTTACAGGGATTAAAGCTGTTCCCGGAAAGATTGGAACTGTCATTTCGTAATCAAACAATCCTGCTGTCAAAGAAAGAAACAGATATAATTGAAAGTTTACTAGAGCGATACCCTCGTGTTGCCGGTCGCGAAGACTTGCTAGAAAAACTATGGGATGAACAAGTCTATGTAGATGAAAATACGCTAAATGTAAATATAGCAAGGGTAAGAAAAAAATTTGAAGAAGTTGGACTTTCAGGGCTGGTAGAAACAGTGAGAGGTGCTGGCTATCGTCTAATCGTTACCTGGTGA
- a CDS encoding sensor histidine kinase: MKLFFREHAVLIAVQIVQFFVVLAIYWLDGYRHLLPAFYAIFLGLFFLASYLAYHYLSRRKFYKRLTNELCSLDDSFQTTESSPISQALNHLLKDQYKHYQTRIKELESKQEEHLKFMDQWVHQMKTPLSVIELIAQNLDEPDSSSIREETDRMKTGLNTILYMARLRTIEQDFHIKPVNLSKMIKEVNGENKRFYIRNHVYPNVLQHKREVVVETDEKWLFFILSQLINNAVKYSKGKSNRIDITIFEKEGEAVLEVKDFGVGIPETDKRRVFDPFYTGENGRKFRESTGMGLYLTKEAAHHLGHRIELESKVGEGSAFQVIFEKTQNLTGM, encoded by the coding sequence ATGAAATTATTCTTTAGAGAGCATGCTGTTTTAATTGCTGTACAAATTGTACAATTCTTTGTGGTTCTTGCCATCTATTGGCTTGATGGTTATCGTCATCTTCTGCCAGCCTTCTATGCAATCTTTCTCGGTCTATTCTTTCTCGCAAGTTATCTTGCTTACCATTATTTAAGTCGCCGCAAGTTTTATAAGAGATTAACGAACGAACTTTGTTCCCTGGATGATTCCTTTCAAACGACAGAATCCTCCCCAATCTCACAGGCCCTTAATCATTTGCTAAAGGACCAATACAAGCATTATCAAACAAGAATAAAAGAGTTGGAGTCAAAACAGGAAGAACATTTAAAGTTTATGGATCAATGGGTCCATCAGATGAAAACACCCCTTTCTGTCATTGAGCTTATTGCCCAAAATTTAGATGAACCTGATTCTTCGAGTATTCGTGAAGAGACGGACCGAATGAAAACGGGCTTAAACACCATCCTCTACATGGCAAGACTTCGGACCATCGAACAGGACTTTCATATCAAACCTGTAAACTTGTCCAAAATGATTAAGGAAGTAAATGGTGAAAATAAACGATTTTATATTCGGAACCATGTGTATCCCAATGTCTTACAGCATAAGCGAGAAGTGGTCGTAGAGACGGATGAGAAATGGCTGTTCTTTATTCTTTCACAATTGATTAATAATGCAGTGAAGTATTCCAAAGGGAAGAGCAATAGAATTGATATTACCATTTTCGAAAAAGAAGGAGAGGCTGTTTTAGAGGTAAAAGACTTTGGTGTGGGGATTCCTGAAACGGACAAGCGCCGTGTGTTTGACCCCTTTTACACGGGTGAGAATGGAAGGAAATTCAGAGAATCAACAGGCATGGGACTCTATTTAACGAAGGAAGCAGCTCATCATCTTGGTCATCGAATTGAGCTTGAATCCAAGGTGGGGGAAGGGTCAGCATTTCAAGTGATTTTTGAAAAAACGCAAAACCTTACAGGGATGTAA
- a CDS encoding ABC transporter ATP-binding protein, translating to MLKVKQVSKIYEGKIAYRALTDINLTIDEGEFVGVMGPSGSGKTTLLNMIATIDEPTTGEILINEKNPHILKKDALAKFRRRELGFVFQDFNLLHTLTVEENIVLPLTLDGKKVSEMKEKAYKIAEKLGITGIMKKRTYEISGGQAQRAAVARAMIHTPKLLLADEPTGNLDSKSSKDVMEMLESINKNEQTTMMLVTHDAQAASYCNRVIFIRDGKFYSEIHRGDNRQAFFQKIIDTLSLLGGDAHDLSTVRV from the coding sequence ATGTTAAAAGTGAAACAAGTAAGTAAGATTTATGAAGGGAAAATCGCCTATCGTGCGTTAACAGACATAAATTTAACCATTGATGAGGGGGAGTTTGTAGGAGTTATGGGTCCATCAGGAAGTGGAAAAACAACGCTCCTGAATATGATTGCTACAATTGATGAACCGACAACAGGAGAAATCCTGATCAATGAAAAGAACCCACATATATTAAAAAAAGACGCATTAGCAAAATTTCGCCGTCGCGAATTGGGCTTTGTCTTTCAAGACTTTAATTTACTTCATACCTTAACGGTTGAAGAAAATATTGTCCTGCCACTAACATTGGATGGAAAAAAAGTGAGTGAAATGAAGGAAAAGGCATACAAAATTGCTGAAAAATTAGGGATTACAGGCATTATGAAAAAACGGACGTATGAAATATCAGGCGGACAAGCGCAAAGAGCAGCTGTGGCGAGAGCGATGATTCATACTCCTAAGCTTCTACTAGCAGATGAACCGACAGGAAATCTTGATTCCAAGTCTTCAAAAGATGTGATGGAAATGCTTGAGTCTATTAATAAAAATGAGCAGACAACGATGATGCTTGTAACACATGATGCGCAGGCAGCGAGCTATTGTAACCGGGTCATCTTTATTCGTGATGGTAAGTTCTATTCGGAGATACACCGTGGTGATAATCGTCAGGCCTTTTTCCAAAAAATTATAGATACACTTTCTTTACTGGGAGGGGATGCACATGACCTTTCGACAGTTCGCGTTTAA
- a CDS encoding ABC transporter permease: protein MTFRQFAFNNVIRNKRLYAAYFLSSLFTVMVFFTFSIFANHPVLSEDDMSSSVTTGMNAAAGIIYVFSFFFVLYSMSSFLQSRKKEFGLLMMQGMSMKQIRLMVFLENMLIGFLATLGGILLGLVFAKAILLLAENVLIIEHALSFYFPVKAIIITFVSFMILFFFISLFVTYVLRSKKLIELIKGNKISKGEPKANLFLTLLAVLLLGVGYGGALLAKGVTVVVAMIPVIVVVCIGTYLLFTQLSVFIIRRLKKNERVFWSKTNMLLFSDLAFRMKDNARTFFMVAMVSTVAFCAIGSLFGFQTVLTSSIKSVNANTFSYKTSEKNEEKNVAFINQTLKEEKIKTDTAHTVLRSYEIGGDTILIANQSDFNQFAALIGEKPINLKDGQVMVVEFKGTDFGQKKDLLSKKIKLNKGSTLKPKEVIYSNALPASGSYYVVSDEDYKQLPEPKDQQSYYAWQATAGKEKIMAASEKLYKKLERYEITSVDYEIYEIMKGYGPILFVGLFIGIVFFVSAGSFLYFRLYMDLDEDKQKFKSISKMGLTDKELKRVLNRQTMILFFAPIIVALIHGAVALTALSNLFYFNLFKESVIVLSVFLAIQIVYFFIVRFFYTKQIKASI, encoded by the coding sequence ATGACCTTTCGACAGTTCGCGTTTAACAACGTTATACGTAATAAAAGGTTATATGCAGCCTATTTTCTTAGCAGTTTATTTACGGTTATGGTCTTTTTTACCTTCTCCATTTTTGCTAATCATCCTGTGTTAAGTGAGGATGATATGAGCTCAAGTGTAACCACAGGAATGAATGCAGCAGCAGGAATTATTTATGTGTTTTCCTTCTTTTTTGTCTTATATTCAATGAGCTCTTTTTTACAGTCTCGGAAAAAAGAGTTTGGTTTACTAATGATGCAAGGTATGTCAATGAAACAAATTCGTTTGATGGTGTTCTTAGAAAATATGCTTATTGGATTTTTAGCAACACTAGGTGGTATACTCCTTGGCCTTGTTTTTGCAAAGGCTATTTTACTACTAGCTGAAAATGTATTGATTATTGAACATGCGCTGTCTTTTTATTTTCCAGTTAAAGCAATTATAATCACTTTTGTCTCCTTTATGATTTTATTTTTCTTTATTTCCTTATTTGTTACGTATGTTCTGCGTAGTAAAAAGTTGATTGAATTAATAAAAGGCAATAAAATTTCAAAGGGTGAGCCAAAAGCGAATCTTTTTTTAACGCTGTTAGCTGTGCTTTTATTAGGAGTAGGATATGGTGGTGCCTTATTAGCAAAAGGAGTAACGGTTGTAGTTGCAATGATCCCAGTTATCGTCGTTGTTTGTATTGGCACCTATCTGTTATTTACGCAATTAAGTGTTTTTATTATTAGAAGATTAAAGAAGAATGAACGTGTTTTTTGGTCTAAAACCAATATGTTGCTGTTTTCGGACCTGGCCTTTCGTATGAAGGATAATGCACGAACTTTTTTCATGGTAGCCATGGTTTCAACAGTCGCATTTTGTGCAATTGGTTCTTTATTCGGATTTCAAACCGTCCTTACATCAAGCATAAAATCTGTAAATGCTAATACGTTTTCTTATAAGACATCTGAAAAAAATGAAGAAAAAAATGTTGCGTTTATCAACCAGACTTTAAAGGAAGAAAAAATTAAGACGGATACAGCGCATACAGTACTGCGATCTTATGAAATCGGTGGGGATACGATTCTTATTGCCAATCAATCTGATTTCAACCAATTTGCTGCACTTATCGGGGAAAAGCCAATTAACTTAAAAGACGGGCAAGTTATGGTTGTGGAATTTAAAGGTACAGACTTCGGACAAAAGAAAGACCTGCTAAGTAAAAAGATTAAACTGAATAAAGGTTCAACTTTAAAACCAAAAGAAGTCATTTACTCAAATGCCTTACCTGCATCAGGTTCATATTATGTTGTGTCAGATGAAGATTATAAACAACTTCCTGAACCAAAGGATCAGCAAAGCTATTATGCTTGGCAAGCAACTGCTGGAAAAGAAAAGATAATGGCTGCCTCCGAAAAGCTATACAAGAAATTGGAAAGATATGAGATTACATCAGTAGATTATGAAATATATGAAATTATGAAAGGCTACGGTCCTATTTTATTTGTCGGACTATTTATTGGGATCGTCTTTTTCGTATCAGCTGGTAGTTTCCTATACTTCCGGCTTTACATGGACTTGGATGAGGATAAACAAAAGTTCAAATCGATATCAAAAATGGGGTTAACTGATAAAGAACTGAAAAGAGTATTAAACAGGCAAACCATGATACTGTTTTTCGCGCCGATAATTGTCGCTCTCATTCATGGGGCTGTAGCCCTTACAGCGTTATCGAACCTGTTCTATTTTAATCTTTTTAAGGAATCCGTTATTGTTCTAAGTGTTTTCTTAGCTATTCAGATTGTTTATTTCTTTATTGTACGCTTTTTCTATACAAAGCAGATTAAGGCATCAATTTAA
- a CDS encoding Rpn family recombination-promoting nuclease/putative transposase, translating into MTKRLDLRVDFAFKSLFGTHGNESILAAFLNAALRFPDEKKIQTVQLLDPHFNKENQEDKRSILDVHAQLEDGSRVNIEIQLNNKHDMEKRTLYYWSKMYSSQMKEGMDYGELCKTITINIVNFRYLSHIMDYHSTFQLYEREKKVLLTDMLEIHFMELPKLLIKWRNREVDPREDQLVRWLLLLEASEDEEITQVLEEIAMQEDQILKKAMDEWERVSQDPEVLLAYEARRKALLDEKSALKRAEKKGKQEGREETIKAMAIGMIQEGIASNVISKLTGLSIEEIEKLRHQ; encoded by the coding sequence ATGACGAAACGATTAGATTTACGTGTCGACTTTGCGTTTAAATCACTATTTGGCACGCATGGAAATGAATCCATTCTAGCTGCCTTTTTAAATGCAGCGCTTCGCTTTCCAGACGAGAAGAAGATTCAAACGGTTCAGTTATTAGATCCTCATTTTAATAAAGAAAACCAAGAAGATAAACGCTCGATTTTAGATGTACATGCGCAATTAGAGGATGGAAGCCGTGTCAACATTGAAATTCAACTTAATAATAAGCATGACATGGAAAAACGAACGCTCTATTACTGGTCCAAAATGTATAGTAGTCAAATGAAAGAAGGCATGGACTATGGAGAGCTTTGTAAAACGATTACCATCAACATTGTTAACTTCCGTTATTTATCTCATATCATGGATTATCATTCTACCTTTCAGTTATATGAGCGCGAAAAGAAAGTACTCTTAACCGATATGCTGGAAATTCATTTTATGGAGCTACCTAAGCTATTAATTAAATGGCGCAACAGAGAGGTAGATCCACGGGAAGATCAACTTGTACGATGGTTATTATTACTTGAAGCATCGGAAGATGAAGAAATCACTCAGGTATTGGAGGAGATTGCGATGCAAGAAGATCAGATATTGAAGAAAGCGATGGATGAATGGGAACGTGTGAGTCAAGATCCAGAAGTTTTACTGGCTTATGAGGCGAGGAGAAAAGCCCTTTTAGATGAAAAGTCGGCATTAAAGAGGGCTGAGAAAAAAGGGAAACAAGAAGGTAGAGAAGAAACAATAAAAGCTATGGCTATTGGAATGATTCAAGAAGGTATAGCTAGCAACGTAATAAGTAAGTTGACAGGTCTTTCTATAGAAGAAATCGAAAAGCTTCGTCATCAATAA
- a CDS encoding YolD-like family protein has protein sequence MHHDRKMKKWRPFASMPEQYIGLQEVINKQAEVPQPLLTEEQMEQINFILIEALHTNKQVYLTYYKKGQCITEKGFIQFVDSLGNLFVFIDEVFELKNKMRLNELIDVQFV, from the coding sequence ATGCATCACGATAGAAAAATGAAAAAATGGCGCCCATTTGCGAGTATGCCCGAGCAATACATAGGATTACAGGAAGTCATAAACAAGCAAGCAGAAGTACCTCAACCTCTTTTAACAGAAGAGCAAATGGAACAAATTAATTTCATATTGATTGAAGCATTACATACAAATAAACAAGTTTATCTTACATACTACAAAAAGGGACAATGTATTACAGAAAAGGGATTCATCCAATTTGTTGATTCCCTGGGGAATTTGTTTGTTTTTATCGATGAAGTATTTGAATTAAAAAACAAAATGAGGTTAAACGAACTTATTGATGTTCAATTCGTATAA
- a CDS encoding DinB/UmuC family translesion DNA polymerase encodes MDYGKLPNRVIICIDMKAFFASVSSVIRGLDPLKTKLAVVGDIKRSGSVVLAATPLLKKEGIKTGSRLFDIPKRKDIHIVNPSMERYIKASNYISSLVLQYVAPEDFHAYSIDELFIDATASLHLFARTPEELAHRILNEIYRKTRLTATAGIGPNLLLAKVSLDHEAKNSPTGVAYWRYEDIPFKLWSIHPMKDFWGISSATERRLNRLGIYTIKELALSSKEMLQKEFGIMGQELHQHANGIDFSRISDVYIPSSRSFGKSQILFRDYTSRKEVELLLLELLDDVCFRLRMHQVVAQTIHLSIGYSKQAGGGFSRQKKMGRASNLSQDIFPYCLSILHTFDSGMPIRSIGISLSNISIQEEEQMSLFEDIDQRERAYALAKTIDEIRLRYGKNSVLRASSYLDHSTARYRNGLIGGHKS; translated from the coding sequence ATGGATTATGGGAAGCTACCAAACAGAGTCATTATTTGCATAGACATGAAAGCTTTTTTTGCTTCCGTTTCTTCTGTCATACGGGGATTAGATCCGTTAAAAACAAAGCTTGCGGTTGTAGGAGATATCAAACGGTCGGGGTCTGTTGTGTTAGCTGCCACACCTTTATTAAAGAAAGAAGGGATCAAAACCGGCAGCCGTCTTTTCGACATTCCTAAAAGGAAAGATATCCATATCGTGAATCCATCCATGGAGAGATATATCAAGGCTTCAAACTATATTTCTAGTTTGGTGTTACAGTATGTGGCTCCTGAAGATTTCCATGCGTATAGCATTGATGAGTTGTTTATTGATGCGACAGCTTCTTTGCATTTGTTTGCTCGAACACCTGAGGAGCTAGCTCATCGAATACTTAATGAGATCTATCGCAAAACAAGACTGACAGCTACCGCAGGAATCGGTCCTAATCTCTTACTGGCTAAGGTAAGCTTAGATCATGAGGCCAAGAATAGTCCAACAGGGGTTGCTTATTGGCGATATGAGGATATTCCCTTTAAGTTATGGTCGATTCATCCAATGAAGGATTTCTGGGGGATCTCGTCAGCTACAGAAAGACGCTTAAACCGTTTAGGTATCTATACCATAAAAGAACTCGCTCTTTCTTCTAAAGAAATGTTACAAAAAGAATTTGGCATCATGGGACAAGAACTTCACCAACATGCGAATGGGATTGATTTTAGTCGTATTTCTGATGTGTACATCCCTAGTTCCCGTTCCTTTGGGAAAAGTCAGATTCTCTTTCGAGATTATACAAGCCGAAAAGAAGTGGAATTATTACTATTGGAACTATTGGACGATGTTTGCTTTCGTTTACGCATGCATCAAGTGGTGGCTCAAACTATCCATTTATCGATTGGATACAGCAAACAAGCAGGCGGAGGCTTCTCCAGACAAAAGAAAATGGGGAGAGCTTCAAACTTAAGCCAAGATATCTTTCCTTATTGTTTAAGCATTTTACATACATTTGATAGTGGAATGCCGATTCGCTCCATTGGGATTTCCTTATCAAACATAAGCATTCAGGAAGAGGAGCAAATGAGCTTATTTGAGGATATCGATCAGCGTGAAAGAGCCTATGCCCTTGCCAAAACGATTGATGAAATTCGGCTGCGTTATGGGAAAAATAGTGTGCTACGGGCTTCAAGCTATCTGGATCACTCAACAGCTCGTTATCGAAACGGCCTTATAGGAGGTCATAAATCATAG
- a CDS encoding IS6 family transposase, whose translation MEKQNLFKWKHYQPDIILLTVRWYLRYNLSFRNVVEMMEERGLSMAHTTIMRWVHQYGPELDKRVRRHLRPTNDSWRVDETYIKVKGQWMYLYRAVDSKGNTIDFYLSKTRDHKAAKCFFKKALRSLHVSKPRVITVDKNPAYPIAIEELKKEKKMPVGIQIRQVKYLNNIVEQDHRFIKKRVRPMLGLKSFHTATSIISGIEAMHIIKKGQLASRNQSVQNQKEFIHKLFELAS comes from the coding sequence ATGGAAAAGCAAAATTTATTTAAGTGGAAACATTATCAGCCCGACATTATTTTGTTAACAGTAAGATGGTACCTGCGGTACAACTTGAGTTTTCGTAACGTAGTGGAGATGATGGAGGAACGTGGCTTATCAATGGCTCACACAACGATTATGCGTTGGGTTCATCAATATGGACCGGAATTAGATAAAAGGGTACGTCGTCATCTTAGGCCAACAAATGACTCATGGAGAGTCGATGAAACGTATATCAAAGTAAAAGGTCAATGGATGTATCTGTATCGTGCAGTTGATTCTAAAGGAAATACGATTGATTTTTATCTAAGTAAAACAAGAGATCACAAGGCTGCAAAGTGTTTCTTCAAGAAAGCTTTGCGGTCTCTTCATGTTTCAAAGCCTCGTGTCATAACTGTCGATAAAAATCCAGCTTATCCTATAGCCATTGAAGAGTTGAAAAAAGAAAAGAAGATGCCTGTAGGCATCCAAATAAGGCAAGTAAAATATCTCAATAACATAGTAGAACAAGATCATCGTTTTATTAAAAAACGAGTTAGACCTATGTTAGGGTTGAAATCCTTTCATACAGCTACATCCATTATTTCTGGAATAGAAGCTATGCATATCATTAAAAAAGGGCAACTTGCTTCACGGAACCAGTCTGTCCAAAATCAAAAAGAATTCATCCATAAACTGTTTGAATTAGCTTCATAA
- a CDS encoding DinB family protein produces the protein MDKLVFKQFEIGREYFLKIIEAVSKGQTDVQPDGFNNTIHWHTGHVLTITEQTMFGFPHATTHLPANYMELFGNGTKPADWTGDVPTMDELKIQLKDQLARIQQIPAEQLNNNLEKPFLGCKTFGELAGVTLMHEATHMGQIQAMKRIIEHVGVKN, from the coding sequence ATGGACAAACTTGTATTCAAGCAATTTGAAATCGGAAGAGAGTACTTCCTCAAAATCATAGAGGCTGTTTCTAAGGGGCAAACTGATGTACAGCCAGATGGTTTTAACAACACAATTCATTGGCATACAGGTCACGTTTTGACAATTACTGAACAAACTATGTTTGGTTTTCCTCATGCAACAACCCATCTTCCAGCAAATTATATGGAATTGTTCGGAAATGGTACGAAACCAGCCGATTGGACGGGGGATGTACCTACTATGGATGAGCTTAAGATCCAACTAAAAGATCAATTGGCTCGTATTCAGCAAATTCCTGCTGAACAGCTAAACAATAACTTGGAAAAGCCATTTTTGGGATGTAAAACCTTTGGAGAGCTGGCGGGTGTTACACTGATGCATGAAGCAACTCATATGGGACAGATTCAGGCAATGAAGCGAATAATTGAACATGTGGGTGTGAAAAATTAA
- a CDS encoding DMT family transporter, with translation MKSRIYFMLIGFAIFTGATFNLAKYAVHYFSPASAAAWRFGIAALVMVLILGLQKQIKSKAIKNHWKMYILLGIIGIFGFNAFFFLGMQYTSPLNGALIMGTNPLVTALFAYFILKNPITKQQMLGISFALVGVILVLTQGSLKIILTLSISKGDLLILTGNLCWALYGVLGRKYLKGSSSMETTTYTMIVGSLCLLVLTAFSPSPQPLSHVTWSAWGAILFMALFTSVLGYLWWNKGMATIGASNTSLFFNLVPVVTMILSILTGSLITLPQVIGTCLVILGVLTASGFLNLRRKQKVSASI, from the coding sequence ATGAAAAGTAGAATATACTTTATGTTGATAGGCTTCGCTATATTTACAGGTGCTACGTTCAATTTGGCTAAGTATGCTGTTCACTACTTCTCCCCTGCAAGTGCTGCAGCATGGCGATTTGGTATTGCTGCACTCGTTATGGTTCTTATATTAGGATTACAAAAACAAATAAAGTCAAAAGCCATTAAGAACCATTGGAAAATGTATATCTTACTTGGCATCATAGGAATCTTTGGATTCAATGCTTTTTTCTTTTTAGGAATGCAATACACTTCACCTTTAAACGGGGCTCTCATCATGGGAACTAACCCTCTAGTAACTGCACTTTTTGCTTATTTTATTTTAAAGAATCCCATTACAAAACAGCAAATGTTGGGTATATCCTTTGCTTTAGTAGGCGTTATTCTTGTCCTTACGCAAGGTTCGTTAAAAATTATTCTAACACTATCGATTTCTAAAGGGGATTTATTAATCTTAACAGGGAACTTATGTTGGGCTTTATATGGTGTATTAGGAAGAAAATATTTAAAGGGTAGTTCTTCAATGGAGACAACTACTTATACAATGATTGTTGGTTCTCTTTGTCTTTTAGTCTTAACAGCTTTTTCACCAAGCCCTCAGCCTTTGTCTCACGTTACATGGTCAGCTTGGGGAGCTATTCTCTTTATGGCTCTATTTACAAGTGTATTAGGCTATCTGTGGTGGAATAAGGGAATGGCTACGATTGGCGCAAGTAATACATCTTTATTTTTTAATTTAGTTCCAGTCGTCACCATGATTCTTTCTATTTTAACCGGATCCCTTATTACATTACCTCAAGTAATAGGTACATGTTTAGTTATTTTAGGTGTTTTAACAGCTTCTGGCTTCTTAAACTTGAGAAGAAAACAAAAAGTTTCGGCTTCAATATAA
- a CDS encoding MerR family transcriptional regulator has translation MYSISEVATKTGFTAHTLRYYEKIGLLTSPLRKGGKRRYTEGEIRLLKFMKMLKQTGMSLEDIQEFLKDGCLLENIDSAAIQLKKIQTRADILNKHLLLLEKQKQEIETVMNVTKEKLEAYKTMIGDLKDEK, from the coding sequence ATGTATAGTATATCTGAAGTTGCTACGAAAACAGGGTTCACAGCTCATACGTTACGTTATTATGAAAAGATTGGGTTATTAACTTCACCATTAAGAAAAGGTGGAAAAAGAAGATATACGGAAGGTGAAATTCGCCTTCTCAAATTTATGAAAATGTTAAAACAAACAGGGATGTCTTTGGAAGATATCCAGGAATTTTTAAAAGACGGATGTCTCCTGGAAAATATTGATTCTGCAGCCATTCAATTAAAAAAGATTCAAACGAGGGCGGATATTTTAAACAAACACTTACTTCTTTTAGAGAAGCAAAAACAAGAGATTGAAACTGTTATGAACGTGACAAAAGAGAAATTAGAGGCGTACAAAACAATGATTGGAGACTTAAAAGATGAAAAGTAG